A genome region from Leptodactylus fuscus isolate aLepFus1 chromosome 6, aLepFus1.hap2, whole genome shotgun sequence includes the following:
- the LOC142209932 gene encoding uncharacterized protein LOC142209932 produces MAKAQPMISSRMIKDSLKLTYRILSVDKDKMAEKILHLTLEILHQLTGEDYTVVKKTSSGRCQTPVSDGWGRTLNPIPGPPPHSLIQEEINGQKILELTNKIIELLTGEVPIRCQDVTVYFSMEEWEYLEGHKDVYKEVMMEDQQPLTSAVPSSKRTSPERCPSPLLPQDCKEENVLLLYLGEDLNIIIVPDTYGTGGEECTVDIPTGDRPHDYTRISEDHLISSDYKADDGGITQDTYEEHVIIPALHIKDLSFVPSIQELSSNPSQTVTQEKIHTGEKPYLCSECGKCFTCKSKLVKHQRTHTGEKPYSCSECEKRYNQKSDLVIHKRTHTGEKPYSCSECEKCFKQKSELVLHKRIHTGEKPYLCSECGKCFTCKSKLVKHQRTHTGEKPYLCSECGKYYNQKSDLVIHKRIHTGVKPYSCLVCGKCFTQKSELVIHQRIHTGEKPYSCPECGKCFTCKSNLVKHQRIHTGERPYSCSECGKCYNQTSDLVIHKRTHTGEKPYSCSECGKCFTCKSNLVKHQRTHTEEQPCS; encoded by the exons ATGGCAAAAGCTCAGCCAATGATCAGCTCCAGGATGATCAAAGACAGTCTCAAGTTAACT TATAGGATCCTCTCAGTGGATAAGGACAAGATGGCAGAGAAAATATTACATCTCACCTTagagatcctgcaccagcttactggagag gattacacagtagtgaagaagacctctagtgggcgctgtcagactCCTGTATCTGATggatgggggagaaccctgaacccaatcccggggcctccacctcactccctgatacaggaggagatcaatggacagaagatcctagaactcaccaacaagatcattgagctgctgactggagag gttcctataaggtgtcaggatgtcactgtctatttctccatggaggagtgggagtatttagaaggacacaaagatgtgtacaaggaggtgatgatggaggatcagcagcccctcacatcagcag ttccatccagtaagagaacatcaccggagagatgtcccagtcctcttctaccacaggactgtaaggaagaaaatgtcctc cttTTGTATCTGGGTGAAGATCTGAACATTATTATTGTTCCAGACACATAtgggacaggtggtgaggagtgTACGGTGGACATTCCTACTGGTGACCGACCAC ATGACTATACCAGGATCTCAGAGGACCATCTCATAtcttcagattataaagcagatgatggtggtatcacacaagatacatatgaagaacatgtcattatccCAGCCCTTCATATCAAAGATTTATCATTTGTCCCTTCTATACAGGAACTATCTTCTAATCCATCACAAACTGTGACACAAGAAAAaattcatacaggggagaagccatatttatgttcagaatgtgggaaatgttttacatgtaAATCAAAGCTTGtgaaacatcagagaactcacacaggggagaagccatattcatgttcagaatgtgaaaaACGTTATaaccagaaatcagatcttgtgaTACACAAGAgaactcacactggggagaagccatattcatgttcagaatgtgagaaatgttttaaacAGAAATCAGAGCTTGTGCTACATAAGAGaattcatacaggggagaagccatatttatgttcagaatgtgggaaatgttttacatgtaaatcaaagcttgttaaacatcagagaactcacacaggggaaaaaccatatttatgttcagaatgtggaaaatactataaccagaaatcagatcttgtgatacataagagaattcacacaggagtgaaaccatattcatgcctagtatgtgggaaatgttttacacagAAATCAGAGCTTGtgatacatcagagaattcatacaggggagaagccatattcatgtccagaatgtggaaaatgttttacatgtaaatcaaatcttgttaaacatcagagaattcacacaggggagag gccatattcatgttcagaatgtgggaaatgttataatcAGACATCAGATCTTGTGATACataagagaactcacacaggggagaagccatattcatgttcagaatgtgggaaatgttttacatgtaaatcaaatcttgttaaacatcagagaactcacacggaGGAGCAGCCATGTTcatga